The Pseudofrankia inefficax genome window below encodes:
- a CDS encoding enoyl-CoA hydratase yields the protein MPGDFISYETLEEGRVARIMLNRPEARNAQNRGLLVELHEAFLRAEADDEVRVVILGGVGKMFSSGHDMGSPVARQERAPGPGQHPTRRINGGTRKGAESLMLQEWHYFFENTRRWRNLRKITIAQVHGTVYAAGLMLMWACDLIVAAEGTEFADVVGTRLGMCGVEYFAHPWEFGPRRAKELLLTGDSLSVDEAHQIGMVSKVFPADELGGRTLAYARRIAERPTVTSLLIKESVNQSVDNMGFYNALNACFTLHELNHSHWAWVTEGEWAVGTPEHGVPAWKDAPPVRPREKNASGGEPPRAV from the coding sequence ATGCCAGGGGACTTCATCAGCTACGAAACGCTCGAGGAAGGCCGCGTCGCGCGGATCATGCTCAACCGGCCCGAGGCTCGCAACGCCCAGAACCGCGGGCTGCTCGTCGAGCTGCACGAGGCGTTCCTGCGGGCCGAGGCCGACGACGAGGTCCGGGTGGTGATCCTCGGCGGCGTCGGGAAGATGTTCTCCTCCGGCCACGACATGGGTTCGCCGGTCGCCCGTCAGGAGCGTGCGCCGGGCCCGGGGCAGCACCCGACCCGGCGGATCAACGGTGGAACCCGCAAGGGCGCGGAGTCGCTGATGCTCCAGGAGTGGCACTACTTCTTCGAGAACACCCGCCGCTGGCGCAATCTTCGTAAGATCACGATCGCGCAGGTGCATGGCACGGTGTACGCGGCCGGGCTCATGCTGATGTGGGCGTGCGACCTGATCGTCGCGGCCGAGGGCACCGAGTTCGCCGACGTGGTCGGTACCCGCCTGGGCATGTGCGGCGTCGAGTACTTCGCCCACCCGTGGGAGTTCGGCCCGCGCCGGGCCAAGGAGCTGCTGCTCACCGGCGACTCGCTGTCCGTCGACGAGGCGCACCAGATCGGCATGGTCAGCAAGGTGTTCCCGGCCGACGAGCTCGGCGGGCGCACGCTGGCCTACGCGCGTCGCATCGCCGAGCGGCCGACCGTCACGTCGCTGCTGATCAAGGAGTCCGTCAACCAGTCCGTGGACAACATGGGCTTCTACAACGCGCTCAACGCCTGCTTCACCCTGCACGAGCTGAACCACTCCCACTGGGCCTGGGTCACGGAGGGGGAGTGGGCGGTCGGCACGCCCGAGCACGGCGTCCCGGCCTGGAAGGACGCGCCGCCCGTGCGTCCGCGGGAGAAGAACGCCTCCGGGGGCGAGCCGCCCCGGGCCGTCTGA
- a CDS encoding NAD-dependent epimerase/dehydratase family protein translates to MTVLITGGGLVGCQIARLEQEAGRAPVIFDFSPRTEALGEFVDLERCTVVRGDVTNPLELVATVTGYGITRIIHTAAFGGLTAGSNTAPLASTLVNTMGTAYVLEVARVLGLERVVLCSSSTLYMSMEGGADEGRYGLEEAYPRPNNVYAANKQAAEDLGRAYRKTYGLDVVAVRFAAVFGPWGPGGGGGATTAMERWLRSSMAGEPAEVNISGADWIYSKDAAQGTFKACWAEGLEAELFNLGMGQPYSAREIADGINAVIPGECAKESARAIDPRRPAMNIERARQQLGYEVEYPMAAAVRDYHEWITRR, encoded by the coding sequence GTGACCGTGCTCATCACAGGTGGTGGGCTGGTGGGCTGTCAGATAGCCCGGTTGGAGCAGGAGGCCGGACGCGCGCCCGTCATTTTCGACTTCTCGCCTCGGACCGAGGCTCTCGGGGAATTCGTCGATCTTGAGCGGTGCACTGTCGTGCGCGGTGACGTGACGAATCCGCTCGAGCTCGTGGCCACCGTGACGGGCTATGGCATTACCCGGATCATTCACACCGCCGCGTTCGGTGGACTGACCGCCGGCAGCAATACCGCTCCGCTCGCGAGCACGCTGGTCAACACGATGGGAACCGCGTATGTCCTCGAGGTCGCGCGAGTCCTCGGGCTGGAACGGGTCGTGCTGTGCAGCTCGTCCACCCTCTATATGAGCATGGAGGGCGGCGCGGACGAGGGCCGGTACGGCCTCGAGGAGGCCTATCCGCGCCCCAACAATGTGTACGCCGCGAACAAGCAGGCCGCGGAGGACCTCGGCAGGGCGTACCGGAAGACCTACGGCCTCGATGTCGTGGCCGTCCGGTTCGCGGCCGTCTTCGGGCCCTGGGGGCCGGGCGGCGGCGGTGGGGCCACGACGGCGATGGAGCGCTGGCTGCGTTCGTCGATGGCGGGTGAGCCGGCCGAGGTGAACATCTCCGGGGCCGACTGGATCTACTCGAAGGACGCCGCGCAGGGGACCTTCAAGGCCTGCTGGGCCGAGGGGCTCGAAGCCGAGCTGTTCAATCTCGGCATGGGCCAGCCGTACAGCGCCCGGGAGATCGCCGACGGGATCAACGCGGTCATCCCCGGTGAGTGCGCCAAGGAGTCGGCCAGGGCCATCGACCCGCGGCGGCCCGCGATGAACATCGAGCGTGCGCGCCAGCAGCTCGGCTACGAGGTCGAGTACCCCATGGCGGCCGCGGTCCGCGACTACCACGAGTGGATCACCCGGCGATAG
- a CDS encoding nuclear transport factor 2 family protein yields the protein MSETSDLAAKLTALAATVADLTARVRELEDDRAIRDLLAHYGYTADTCKDEEFVELYTEDGRIKVAASAKARAAFGSGEWVLYETKDGVRDFITHPKGHHSPALYGKSMHLQGNNLVTEIQGDEAVARGYQVAIVADDQGTRVLSAGNNQWQLRKVDGRWLIRERRGAYLGDDHFTSNLDAPADGDS from the coding sequence ATGAGCGAGACCAGTGACCTCGCCGCGAAACTGACCGCGTTAGCCGCCACCGTCGCAGATCTGACGGCCCGGGTTCGGGAACTGGAGGACGATCGGGCGATCCGTGATCTCCTGGCCCACTACGGCTATACCGCCGACACCTGCAAGGACGAGGAATTCGTCGAGCTGTACACCGAGGACGGCCGTATCAAGGTCGCGGCCAGCGCGAAGGCCCGCGCCGCGTTCGGCTCCGGGGAATGGGTCCTCTACGAGACCAAGGACGGGGTCCGGGACTTCATCACCCACCCGAAGGGCCACCACAGCCCCGCGCTCTACGGCAAGTCCATGCATCTGCAGGGCAACAACCTGGTGACCGAGATCCAGGGCGACGAGGCGGTGGCCAGGGGCTACCAGGTCGCCATCGTCGCCGACGACCAGGGCACCCGTGTTCTGAGCGCCGGCAACAACCAGTGGCAGCTGCGCAAGGTCGACGGCCGCTGGCTCATCAGGGAACGGCGCGGCGCCTATCTGGGTGACGACCATTTCACCAGCAACCTCGACGCGCCGGCCGACGGCGACAGCTAG
- a CDS encoding amidohydrolase family protein, whose product MNLDDLILVSVDDHVIEPPNLFEGRLSAKYQDKAPRLIERADGAMAWVYEGIEIPNVALNAVAGRPREELGFEPASLAQLRPGCYDVHSRVRDMDANGVLGSMSFPSFVRFCGQLFMNTPDREQAAAMVRAYNDWHIDDWAGSYPGRFIPLALPMLWDAEATAAEVRRVAAKGCHALTFSSNPFALGLPSIHTDYWDPVWKACVETGTVVCMHLGSSSQSPTTSPDAPIEVLYSLSPINLFEAAADVLWSPMFRKFPELRVALSEGGTGWVPYFLERVDYIYNHTRPWTKTDLGGRLPSEIFNEHVISCFIDDAVGIETRAHLNIDNVMWECDYPHSDTTWPHSPELVDKRLAGVPDADINKITHLNAIRHFQYDPFAHIPRELATVGALRRRAEGWDISPKPAAQRAAESAGTWRSLLSRG is encoded by the coding sequence ATGAACCTCGACGACCTTATCCTGGTGAGTGTTGACGATCATGTCATCGAGCCGCCCAATCTGTTCGAGGGCCGTCTGTCCGCGAAGTACCAGGACAAAGCGCCACGCCTGATCGAGCGCGCCGACGGGGCGATGGCGTGGGTGTACGAGGGGATCGAGATCCCCAACGTCGCGCTGAACGCGGTCGCGGGGCGTCCCCGTGAGGAGCTCGGCTTCGAGCCGGCGAGCCTGGCCCAGCTGCGGCCCGGCTGCTACGACGTGCACTCCCGGGTCAGGGACATGGACGCGAACGGCGTGCTGGGCTCGATGTCCTTCCCGTCCTTCGTCCGGTTCTGCGGGCAGCTGTTCATGAACACGCCGGACCGCGAGCAGGCCGCGGCGATGGTCCGGGCGTACAACGACTGGCACATCGACGACTGGGCCGGCTCGTATCCGGGGCGCTTCATCCCGCTGGCGCTGCCGATGCTGTGGGACGCCGAGGCGACGGCGGCCGAGGTCCGCCGGGTGGCGGCGAAGGGGTGCCACGCCCTCACGTTCTCCTCGAACCCCTTCGCGCTGGGTCTGCCGAGCATCCACACCGACTACTGGGACCCGGTCTGGAAGGCGTGCGTCGAGACCGGAACGGTGGTCTGCATGCACCTCGGCTCGTCGTCGCAGTCGCCCACGACGTCGCCGGACGCGCCGATCGAGGTGCTCTACTCGCTGTCGCCGATCAACCTGTTCGAGGCGGCCGCGGACGTGCTGTGGAGCCCGATGTTCCGGAAGTTCCCCGAGCTGCGGGTCGCCCTGTCGGAGGGGGGTACCGGCTGGGTGCCGTACTTCCTGGAGCGGGTCGACTACATCTACAACCACACCCGCCCCTGGACGAAGACCGACCTCGGCGGCCGGCTGCCCTCGGAGATCTTCAACGAGCACGTGATCTCGTGCTTCATCGACGACGCGGTCGGGATCGAGACCCGGGCGCACCTGAACATCGACAACGTCATGTGGGAGTGCGACTACCCCCATTCCGACACGACCTGGCCGCACTCGCCCGAGCTGGTGGACAAGCGGCTGGCCGGCGTGCCCGACGCGGACATCAACAAGATCACCCATCTGAACGCGATCCGCCATTTCCAGTACGACCCCTTCGCGCACATCCCGCGGGAGCTCGCGACGGTCGGCGCCCTGCGCAGGCGCGCCGAGGGCTGGGACATCAGCCCGAAGCCCGCCGCGCAGCGGGCCGCCGAGTCGGCGGGCACCTGGCGGTCGCTGCTCAGCCGCGGGTGA
- a CDS encoding CaiB/BaiF CoA transferase family protein, whose protein sequence is MAGVLDGVRVVEVSMWAMVPAAGAVLAEWGADVVKIESPDGDPVRALVTAGITPDGPRYTWEMWNRGKRAMALDLRHPDAQRIVHQLVAEADVFLTSILPAQRSGLGIDVASIRAANPAIIYAAGTGQGSRGPDADKGGYDGITFWARSGAAAATTTPGTDPVTLPAGAFGDATSGLVLAGGVAAALAKKARTGEGSIVEGSLLATAMWAMQMSITGAAAAGLDEMPRTSRNRPFNVLVNSYPTADGRWVSLCMLQADRFWPGFCAAIGRDDLAADPRFADAKARAANAEACVAELDATFLAEPLAVWRDRLATQDGQWDVLNTVSEVLRDPQVQANQFVHRVRYDGGHELSIVGSPVQFDGTPPTLRPAPEFGADTDAVLESLGWDTDAILEAKIKGAVV, encoded by the coding sequence ATGGCGGGTGTGCTGGACGGCGTGCGCGTCGTGGAAGTGTCGATGTGGGCAATGGTTCCCGCCGCGGGCGCGGTGCTCGCCGAGTGGGGCGCCGACGTCGTCAAGATCGAGAGCCCGGACGGCGACCCGGTGCGCGCCCTGGTGACGGCGGGAATCACGCCCGACGGGCCTCGCTACACCTGGGAGATGTGGAACCGGGGAAAGCGCGCCATGGCGCTCGACCTGCGGCATCCCGACGCCCAGCGCATCGTCCACCAGCTGGTGGCCGAAGCGGACGTCTTCCTGACCAGCATCCTGCCGGCACAGCGGTCCGGACTCGGCATCGACGTCGCGTCGATCCGCGCCGCCAACCCGGCGATCATCTACGCCGCCGGTACGGGCCAGGGCTCACGTGGCCCGGACGCCGACAAGGGCGGCTACGACGGGATCACCTTCTGGGCCCGCAGCGGAGCCGCGGCCGCGACGACGACGCCCGGGACGGACCCGGTGACCCTGCCGGCGGGCGCGTTCGGTGACGCGACCAGCGGGCTCGTGCTGGCCGGCGGCGTCGCGGCGGCGCTGGCGAAGAAGGCCCGCACGGGCGAGGGCTCCATCGTCGAGGGCTCGCTGCTCGCGACCGCGATGTGGGCGATGCAGATGTCGATCACCGGGGCGGCGGCGGCCGGTCTGGACGAGATGCCGCGGACGTCACGGAACCGTCCCTTCAACGTGCTGGTCAACTCGTATCCCACCGCGGACGGCCGCTGGGTCTCCCTGTGCATGCTGCAGGCCGACCGTTTCTGGCCCGGTTTCTGCGCCGCGATCGGCCGGGACGACCTGGCAGCCGACCCGCGGTTCGCCGACGCCAAGGCCCGGGCGGCGAACGCCGAGGCCTGCGTGGCGGAGCTGGACGCGACGTTCCTGGCCGAGCCGCTCGCGGTGTGGCGCGACCGGCTGGCGACGCAGGACGGCCAGTGGGACGTGCTGAACACCGTCTCCGAGGTGCTCCGGGACCCGCAGGTCCAGGCGAACCAGTTCGTGCACCGGGTGCGCTACGACGGCGGGCACGAGCTGTCCATCGTCGGCTCCCCGGTGCAGTTCGACGGGACCCCGCCGACGCTGCGCCCGGCGCCCGAGTTCGGGGCCGACACCGACGCGGTCCTGGAGTCGCTCGGGTGGGACACCGACGCCATTCTCGAAGCGAAGATCAAAGGGGCGGTCGTGTGA
- a CDS encoding Zn-ribbon domain-containing OB-fold protein, producing the protein MSEESRPVPEPDEVSRFYWEGASAGRLLLQRCAGCARFQFPPDIVCVHCQCEDLAPTAVSGRGSLYSYTVVERGFHQRFVDHLPYVVGLVELAEQAGLRILTNVVGADLAKLAVGMPVEVTFERRGDVALPQFRPAGEGG; encoded by the coding sequence GTGAGCGAGGAATCCCGGCCCGTTCCCGAGCCCGACGAGGTCTCGCGTTTCTACTGGGAGGGCGCGAGCGCCGGCCGGCTGCTGTTACAGCGGTGCGCGGGGTGCGCGCGGTTCCAGTTCCCGCCGGACATCGTCTGCGTGCACTGCCAGTGCGAGGACCTGGCGCCGACGGCGGTCAGCGGACGTGGCTCGCTGTATTCCTACACGGTCGTCGAACGAGGCTTTCACCAGCGTTTCGTCGACCACCTGCCTTACGTCGTCGGCCTCGTCGAGCTTGCGGAACAGGCCGGTCTGCGGATTCTCACCAACGTCGTCGGCGCGGACCTCGCGAAGCTGGCGGTGGGCATGCCGGTCGAGGTGACGTTCGAGCGGCGGGGCGACGTGGCGTTGCCGCAGTTCCGTCCCGCCGGGGAGGGCGGATGA
- a CDS encoding thiolase C-terminal domain-containing protein — MSALSRDVAIVGVGYSPLSRDGVPLPRRLAHAAVSEALADAGLTGAAVDGIFEYKFGPESPGAQDVARMIGAPNLTAFADIMPTNPSGLAGPLAGVMAVASGVCETVLAFRCLTRAAGHTGGVRTGPDRIGGADQFLTPYGYLGGILMNMALVKQRWMAQYGRGEEDFGRIAVNARRWSALNPRAVLRDPISMDDYLGSRMIADPLRLLDCDYPVNGAVATVITTAERARDLRQRPVLIDSMAYGTGPEVDWIFGADYLYGGTIPCARRLWERSAFCPADIDVAQIYDGFTSVTLHWLEALGFCGLGESGDWLGNGDRIGPGGELPMNTAGGQLAEGRLHGVSFLNEAVLQLRGQCDARQVPDARVALVASGLYPQCGAMVLTAES; from the coding sequence ATGAGCGCGCTGTCCCGCGACGTCGCCATCGTCGGCGTCGGGTACTCGCCGCTGAGCCGGGACGGCGTGCCTCTTCCCCGCCGGCTCGCCCATGCGGCGGTCAGCGAGGCGCTCGCGGACGCCGGGCTCACCGGAGCGGCCGTCGACGGCATCTTCGAGTACAAGTTCGGGCCGGAGTCGCCCGGAGCCCAGGATGTCGCCCGGATGATCGGCGCGCCGAACCTCACGGCGTTCGCCGACATCATGCCGACGAATCCGTCCGGCCTGGCCGGTCCGCTCGCCGGCGTGATGGCCGTGGCGTCGGGTGTGTGCGAGACGGTGCTGGCGTTCCGCTGCCTCACCCGGGCCGCCGGCCACACCGGTGGCGTCCGCACCGGCCCGGACCGGATCGGGGGCGCCGACCAGTTCCTCACGCCGTACGGCTATCTCGGCGGCATTCTGATGAACATGGCGCTGGTCAAGCAGCGCTGGATGGCGCAGTACGGCCGCGGCGAGGAGGATTTCGGCCGTATCGCGGTCAACGCCCGCCGCTGGTCGGCGCTCAACCCCCGCGCCGTGCTGCGTGACCCGATCTCGATGGACGACTACCTCGGGTCGCGGATGATCGCCGACCCGCTGCGGCTGCTCGACTGCGACTACCCGGTCAACGGGGCCGTCGCGACCGTCATCACCACCGCGGAGCGAGCCCGTGACCTGCGCCAACGGCCGGTGCTGATCGACTCGATGGCGTACGGCACCGGCCCCGAGGTGGACTGGATCTTCGGCGCGGACTACCTCTACGGCGGGACCATTCCGTGTGCGCGCCGCCTCTGGGAACGTTCCGCGTTCTGTCCGGCCGACATCGACGTGGCGCAGATCTACGACGGCTTCACCTCCGTCACGCTGCACTGGCTGGAGGCGCTCGGCTTCTGCGGTCTCGGTGAGTCCGGCGACTGGCTCGGGAACGGCGACCGGATCGGGCCCGGTGGCGAGCTGCCGATGAACACCGCGGGCGGGCAGCTGGCCGAGGGCCGGCTGCACGGCGTCAGCTTCCTGAACGAGGCGGTGCTTCAGCTGCGGGGGCAGTGCGACGCCCGGCAGGTGCCCGACGCCCGCGTCGCCCTCGTCGCCTCCGGCCTCTATCCGCAATGCGGCGCCATGGTGCTGACGGCCGAGTCGTGA
- a CDS encoding acyl-CoA dehydrogenase family protein produces the protein MSWEFETDAEFQAKLDWIETFVREEVEPLDVLHPRDVYKRPMDPDVAKVVRSLQQRVRDQDLWACHLGPDLGGQGYGQLKLALMNEILGRSHWAALVFGTQAPDTGNAEVLAHYGTAEQKERYLRPLLDGEIVSCYSMTEPQGGSDPGQFTCGAVRDGDDWVINGWKFFSSHARWAEFLVVMVRTDPEASVHNAFSMFLVPSATPGVRIERNIGLYGETEDEGGHSLVHYDNVRVPAENLLGEPGQGFAVAQTRLGGGRVHHAMRAVGVCQRALDMMCERVLSRTTRGSLLADKQYVQGYVADSWAELAQFRLLVLRTAWKIDRYNDYSRVREDIAAVKILAPRLIQDIVGRAIQVHGALGITTELDLVRMFLIQFVTGFSDGPSEIHKATLSRRVLKQYKPAPGLWPTQHIPTRRAEAAAHFAERLKEVDG, from the coding sequence GTGAGCTGGGAATTCGAGACCGACGCCGAGTTTCAGGCAAAGCTCGACTGGATCGAGACCTTCGTCCGCGAGGAGGTCGAGCCGCTGGATGTGCTCCACCCGCGTGACGTCTACAAACGGCCGATGGACCCCGACGTCGCCAAGGTCGTGCGCTCGCTGCAGCAGCGGGTCCGTGACCAGGACCTGTGGGCCTGCCACCTCGGCCCCGACCTCGGCGGCCAGGGCTACGGGCAGCTGAAGCTCGCCCTGATGAACGAGATCCTCGGCCGGTCGCACTGGGCTGCGCTGGTCTTCGGGACGCAGGCGCCCGACACCGGGAACGCCGAGGTGCTCGCGCACTACGGCACCGCGGAGCAGAAGGAACGGTACCTGCGGCCGCTGCTGGACGGCGAGATCGTCTCCTGCTATTCGATGACCGAGCCGCAGGGTGGCTCGGACCCGGGCCAGTTCACCTGCGGCGCGGTGCGGGACGGCGACGACTGGGTCATCAACGGCTGGAAGTTCTTCTCCTCGCACGCGCGGTGGGCGGAGTTCCTGGTCGTCATGGTCCGCACCGATCCCGAGGCCAGCGTCCACAACGCCTTCTCGATGTTCCTGGTGCCGAGCGCGACGCCGGGTGTCCGGATCGAGCGGAACATCGGGCTGTACGGCGAGACCGAGGACGAGGGCGGTCACTCGCTCGTCCACTACGACAACGTGCGGGTGCCGGCGGAGAACCTCCTCGGCGAGCCGGGCCAGGGTTTCGCGGTGGCGCAGACCCGGCTGGGCGGCGGCCGGGTGCATCACGCCATGCGGGCGGTCGGCGTGTGCCAGCGGGCGCTGGACATGATGTGCGAGCGGGTCCTCAGCCGCACGACCCGCGGCAGCCTGCTCGCCGACAAGCAGTACGTCCAGGGGTACGTCGCCGACTCGTGGGCGGAGCTCGCGCAGTTCCGGCTGCTGGTCCTGCGGACCGCCTGGAAGATCGACCGCTACAACGACTACTCCCGGGTCCGGGAGGACATCGCGGCCGTCAAGATCCTGGCGCCGAGGCTGATCCAGGACATCGTCGGCCGGGCGATCCAGGTCCACGGGGCGCTGGGCATCACCACCGAGCTGGATCTCGTCAGGATGTTCCTGATCCAGTTCGTCACCGGCTTCTCGGACGGCCCCTCGGAGATCCACAAGGCCACCCTGAGCCGCCGGGTGCTCAAGCAGTACAAGCCGGCGCCTGGCCTGTGGCCGACCCAGCACATCCCGACCCGGCGGGCCGAGGCGGCGGCTCACTTCGCGGAGCGGCTCAAGGAAGTCGACGGCTGA